A region of Necator americanus strain Aroian chromosome I, whole genome shotgun sequence DNA encodes the following proteins:
- a CDS encoding hypothetical protein (NECATOR_CHRI.G1316.T1), whose amino-acid sequence MKRCSPALNTTEGVAVEEQPNPSSGNTEQHFAEPIKAISPWTRGCPTTNGHRVGFSALRAAFDFPHRDRLLNAPRAYAIPGMFYRLIEDMNRRTTAADRKPTGFTSPFEVDTEVRQGTVAGPLLFNFAVDDIIRRTVEQSPVDWFLHHFDVLWSTSSTPTM is encoded by the exons atgaaaagatgctcGCCTGCCCTCAACACTACCGAAGGAGTCGCTGTCGAGGAGCAACCCAACCCATCTTCAGGGAATACTGAACAACACTTTGCTGAACCTATAAAAGCCATCAGTCCCTGGACTCGAGGATGTCCAACGACCAACGGACACCGCG TTGGCTTTTCTGCACTTCGAGCCGCCTTCGACTTTCCTCATCGagaccgtcttctcaacgcgccaCGCGCCTATGCTATTCCAGGAATGTTCTATCGGCTAATCGAGGACATGaacagaagaacaactgcCGCTGATCGAAAACCAACCGGATTTACTTCACCGTTCGAAGTGGATACTGAAGTAAGACAAGGAACTGTCGCAGGACCTCttttgttcaactttgctGTCGATGATATCAtccgaagaacagttgagcaaAGCCCTGTTGATTGGTTCTTGCATCATTTCGATGTCCTTTGGTCGACCTCGAGTACCCCTACGATGTAG
- a CDS encoding hypothetical protein (NECATOR_CHRI.G1315.T2): MPREGEKFIPEASTEFVQISREELEEMRAHANRSSAPAATGLQSTVPSSSSKPIFTKPGLARQFEFNSSVLSVLTPLME; encoded by the coding sequence ATGCCCagagaaggagaaaagttTATTCCCGAAGCATCTACGGAATTCGTCCAAATATCTCGCGAAGAGCTTGAAGAAATGCGGGCACATGCTAACAGGAGCTCAGCACCAGCAGCGACCGGTCTACAGTCGACGGTTCCATCATCGTCCTCGAAACCGATATTCACTAAGCCTGGTCTTGCCAGGCAATTCGAATTCAATTCAAGCGTCCTTAGTGTTTTGACTCCTCTGATGGAGTGA
- a CDS encoding hypothetical protein (NECATOR_CHRI.G1315.T3) → MPREGEKFIPEASTEFVQISREELEEMRAHANRSSAPAATGLQSTVPSSSSKPIFTKPDDFDIRNSLGRAITLLTQRNELLTIADTDPDVFDFYDQHARTESMQTTNPILAAFLREKKKKEDKKPAVPRTAAWKTRRHPYMPPSQPFRCIEAPKLMWVRENSSSAYENYKFVADEIEMSASVAILEKVRESAEAPAILQRAAAVGCKRPEAEWNCAEEWVILIHL, encoded by the exons ATGCCCagagaaggagaaaagttTATTCCCGAAGCATCTACGGAATTCGTCCAAATATCTCGCGAAGAGCTTGAAGAAATGCGGGCACATGCTAACAGGAGCTCAGCACCAGCAGCGACCGGTCTACAGTCGACGGTTCCATCATCGTCCTCGAAACCGATATTCACTAAGCCTG ACGACTTCGACATAAGGAATAGCCTTGGCCGAGCTATCACATTATTGACACAAAGGAATGAACTATTGACTATAGCCGATACTGATCCAGACGTATTCGATTTCTACGACCAGCACGCAAGAACGGAAAGCATGCAAACTACTAATCCTATTCTGGCAgcttttttaagagaaaagaaaaagaaggaag ATAAGAAACCCGCAGTCCCGCGCACAGCAGCGTGGAAGACTAGGAGGCACCCGTATATGCCTCCCAGTCAGCCCTTTCG ATGTATTGAAGCTCCCAAGCTAATGTGGGTGAGAGAGAATTCCTCATCAGCATATGAGAATTACAAGTTCGTTGCTGACGAAATTGAAATGTCAGCGTCGGTCGCCATTCTCGAG AAGGTGAGGGAATCAGCAGAGGCACCCGCCATACTTCAACGAG CGGCTGCAGTCGGATgtaaacgacctgaagccgAGTGGAATTGCGCAGAAGAATGGGTGATACTTATTCATCTCTGA
- a CDS encoding hypothetical protein (NECATOR_CHRI.G1317.T1) — protein MTICTCNARTLASEAAIEGLMMQAKKIKCDVFGLTETRRCNPLNAVYETGEELFLGICDSRSVGGVGVLAKHEYGKEHRLFRTTYDLNRTSADKKMWPNTSFDYLRSSRSNMKLRRRRRSRIFLYGPGEILPRRSCLLQGHNWRFQRQGWPKKNA, from the coding sequence atgacgatctgtacttgtaacgcacgtacgcttgcatcggaagcggccatcgaaggtctgatgatgcaagccaagaagattaagtgCGACGTcttcggactgaccgagacgagacgatgTAACCCTCTCaatgccgtatatgaaactggagaagaactgttcttaggaataTGCGACAGTAGaagtgttggtggagttggcgtcctcgccaaacacgagtatggcaaagaacatcgactctttcgaacaacttacgatcTGAATCGGACATCCGCGGATAAGAAGATGTGGCctaacaccagctttgactatcttcgtagCTCACGCTCCAACAtgaagctacgaagaagaagaagaagtcgaatctttctatatggacctggagaaattctaccgagaagatcctgccttctacaaggtcataattggcggtttcaacgccaaggttggcccaagaagaacgcctga